The stretch of DNA CATCCCAGAGACGGTGCCGAGCAGCCCCATACTGTACGGCTCGAACTCCCAGCCGTTGGTGGCCTCCAGTGCACGGGCCAGCACCGCCGGGACGGGCGCCTttgctgccgctgctggcTCGCCGGCTGCCGGAAGAGCCACAGCAGGCTCGGCCGTGTTGCTGGTGACAGCCGGagacggcggtggaggcggcggcggcggtggtggagttgacggtggcggtggcggtggcggtggcggggggAAGTTGGTCCAGGCGTCGGGGCCGTGGATCCTGCGGGCCTCGGCGTCGTaagcccgcgccgccgcctccgccgtctcgTAGGTGCCGATCCAGAGGCGGCTGCCCTTGATGACGTCCCTGATctccgccgcccaccgccCGTACGTTCGCTGGTGGACGCCGCGGAAGCCGTGCTTGCTCTTCCTCGGCCGCCGTCTGGCTTTGCCGCCGATGCGGCGGCCTCCAGTGCTCTTCTTCTCCGACGCGGCCTCCTCATCTTTGGTTGGTTTTTCAAGCCGCGGCTTCTTGGCTGTATCAAGCAATTCTTTTTAAGATAATTAAGGGAAGCTTTTTATTGATATCAGACGAATACATTAAAGATGGTACAACCATACCGGGAGAACCGTTTATTACAAAAGGCAGCAGTACATACCTAAGATAAAATTCTCGATCTAAACTGTTACCCATGTTTatgggtaaaaaaaactcattggTCATCCGttctaaatatgttttttagaaTCATATGCACCAAAAAGGGTCCGAACAAAACTATTGTCAAAACAAACTTTGTTCAAATTTGGCAAACTGATGGGTCAGCAATGATAgcaataaagaaaaagaaaaaaagaaacggtGTTTCCAATAAGATTGGAAAGGAATAATCCTAGCAAATGAACATTCagaagcagagagagagagagagagaggctgaATATTAGCCAGTAAGAAGGCTCGACTGTGACGGGCGTGAGCCAAAAAATTTGCTCCGATAAAGTTACATGGGCAAAACAAAAGGACTTGTCTGCCAGTACTACCAGCTCCGATCCAATAAGATGCTCTCTCAGGTTTTTCTCTGATTTCAAGTAACTGTCATTATTGACTATACACTTCTAACTTCGAACATCAACATAATGCATCAAAGTTTTGGGACTATGTTTAAGATGCAGAACACTTAGTTAACAACGTgtacttttaattttcttttgtaaaagaatctgtggtcaaattttaatatttaaaaggaGGGagaatatcaaaaaataaatacatccTGGTGAATCCATAATCATGTATTATCTGTGATATTTTCAATTGAGTGTATGGTGCTTGACAGCACGATTTGTTTTTCGGATAATGCTTTGTGATTGTTGTGAGATAGacatctatttttattgtaatactatgttttttattccTTCAAGAACATGCTAGCTTGGATccaatttttagaaaaaattctatattcaTGTATTATCTTCCTACCTCTTGGGAAtcatgcaaattaaaataattgaaagtattaatttttatttttttgttttggtttatagATTAATTGATCGTATGCAATTAAGAAGAGAAGTGTTGCAATATTTTGTAGTACATGgaaattatatttgttagCGCAAAAAGGGTGATCTAAACATGGAACTGAgagaactatatatatgcagatcTGCCGGTGGTGCATATTTTTTCTGGAAGGAACATGCTAGATTTTTATCCAAACCCGGCCACAAATATTAATGGGAACTTGAAATATACACACCTCTCTTCCCAAGTCAGTGTAGCTTCTATGCAgtacatataatatttctatGGGAATTGCTTTGAATATCATGTGATTAATCATCTGCGCttcatataatagtatatTTGCATTCCCTTGATTCAACCAACCGTTTTAGACCCTTTTTCAATATGTCACCAAAATCATGCACACAATACAAAGCTTGGTATGTAAGTGCTCATGCTGTATCAGATTATCTCAGGTTTTCCAGTTTTATACAccatcaacaaattaaaatacatatgaaaGCATATCAAGTACTTGCtttgttaattattatttcACCTGGCTCAAGAACATCCATAAACCAAAAGGTGTACAAaatttcatggaaaatattCTCCCAAACACCAGTAggtatatagatatatatagtcCAGCATATCCTAGTTAGCAGATGGTAATGAAAAcgttatatataatatttaatagatTCATGGTATTTCAACCACGCTTATATGGGCACAAATTAACCCAGAAAAACATAgagattttttctaaaaaatacataaaatactTGGCATCAGATACCTGTGACAGCAGTTGCAGATCGGAGTGAAGAAGCAGCGGccatcttctcctcctccctcgcgcagAACATCAGGAACTCCTCCTCGAACTGCATGtactcatcttcttcctcctccagctcctcctcgtcgcggcgacggcggcgacctccaATGGCCTCCACCGCtggccggcggccggtggcgggGTGGGTGTCACCGTCGACGCGTTTTCTGCACATTTTGGCTTCTATTTTCTGCCTAGGCAGGCAGAGAACgcacatatatagatgatggaataaaattaattgttgttaattaattagctggcATGGCTAGCTAGGGCATGAAGAGATAGCACACATATCCATGAAAGAAGCTAGCTTCCTTATGATTTGCTTGGGAAAGGAGGGGAGGATTGATAGAACTAAGCTCGAGCTGAGGCCAGTATTTAATGGCAACGGGCTTGGATGTGTAGTACGATGGGGACATCGTTCATGTGGTAATTAGCGTATCATGGTTTCGACCAAATTAGGGCACCCTGGcttacatttttcttttcttaaagtAGTAGTAGAACTACTAGTAGTAACTTCCTGTGTTTCTATTTTCTAATCGGGGTGGGACGAttcttttttcaataaatagtACAAAGCAAGTGGCAGCGGATCGACTACTGGACTGGACAGTATCACCTTTGTCTTGATTCTGTTTGTTGGCTTATCAGGtgcaactaaaatttaaaatttgaaatttaatactccctccattttttatatgacacagtgacttttagattcatgtttgactattcgtcttattcaaaaaattatataattattaattattttgttataatataagttattattatataaatgttaagtatgg from Oryza brachyantha chromosome 12, ObraRS2, whole genome shotgun sequence encodes:
- the LOC102716556 gene encoding dehydration-responsive element-binding protein 1C-like isoform X1, with protein sequence MCVLCLPRQKIEAKMCRKRVDGDTHPATGRRPAVEAIGGRRRRRDEEELEEEEDEYMQFEEEFLMFCAREEEKMAAASSLRSATAVTELLDTAKKPRLEKPTKDEEAASEKKSTGGRRIGGKARRRPRKSKHGFRGVHQRTYGRWAAEIRDVIKGSRLWIGTYETAEAAARAYDAEARRIHGPDAWTNFPPPPPPPPPPSTPPPPPPPPPPSPAVTSNTAEPAVALPAAGEPAAAAKAPVPAVLARALEATNGWEFEPYSMGLLGTVSGMLAYGGYDDDDEPEELMPPGDDGGCLWLF
- the LOC102716556 gene encoding ethylene-responsive transcription factor RAP2-12-like isoform X2, which encodes MCVLCLPRQKIEAKMCRKRVDGDTHPATGRRPAVEAIGGRRRRRDEEELEEEEDEYMQFEEEFLMFCAREEEKMAAASSLRSATAVTAKKPRLEKPTKDEEAASEKKSTGGRRIGGKARRRPRKSKHGFRGVHQRTYGRWAAEIRDVIKGSRLWIGTYETAEAAARAYDAEARRIHGPDAWTNFPPPPPPPPPPSTPPPPPPPPPPSPAVTSNTAEPAVALPAAGEPAAAAKAPVPAVLARALEATNGWEFEPYSMGLLGTVSGMLAYGGYDDDDEPEELMPPGDDGGCLWLF